The sequence below is a genomic window from Salvelinus fontinalis isolate EN_2023a chromosome 19, ASM2944872v1, whole genome shotgun sequence.
GACTTTTTAATGCTAGCCAGCAGATGGGGCAGTTGGACCATGCatccttttttttttatttaacctttatttaaccaggcaagtcagttaagaacacatttttatttgcaatgacggcctaccccggacgacgctgggccagttgtgcactgccctatgggactcccaatcacggccggatgtgatgcagcctggaatcaaaccaggtgtgcttagatgcagtgtcttaaaccactgcgccactcagtaCCAATATTCGAGTTAGGGCGATGTTGTAGATATCCAACAGTTTGTTTACTGCTTGTGCTTAATTGACCAACTACGGATAAAGCAAGAGAAAATCTAAGTTCTGCTATTGTCTTGGCTCGTGATGTGTGTTAAATAATTAATAATCAACTCGTTTTCTGAATGTATAGGCTACCACTAAAAAAAGTCTATAAATAAAACACCAGTAGCCTGTACATATTCAGCATGACTGGAATATGTACAggctactgtaggcctatgtaaTAAACCTTTCCTCATGAAGTTGACATTATCTAATGTCTCAGAATCACCCCATACTGTGAGTCAGGTCAGCAGTAGGTTCAGAGCATTAATTCACTCTAATAGGCTTATTCACAGACTGGACTGCCAACCTGCTGTCTAGTTACTTAGTCCTCATATCCATGGCAACATTCTATTTTAGAACTTTAGACTAAATTGCAGCGAGAAATGGTAAAAACTTTTGATTATATATTGAGGGGGTAGGTGGCCTATACCGAATCCACATTTAAACCTTAGGATCGGATGTTGTAAGCGGGACAAATGGGCCTGTTAGATAAACTGTCGGGATGGCTGGGTCTGAAGAAGAAAGAAGTGAACGTGTTGTGTTTGGGACTGGACAACAGCGGGAAAACCACCATCATCAACCAACTCAAACCCAGTAATGTAAGTCCACTGACATGGCCTAACAATAATTgagcatataggcctactgtagtccATTGACTGATGTATTTGATTTTGTTCTAAATTGAAACGTATTAATGTGGTGGCCTGCTGTAGGCACGCACGTCTTTTGCGCGCTGGCCTGTCAATGGAAAGAGACGGAGTTGTGTATCTGAGTTGAGTGAGCTGAGCCATGGAGATGGTGGTTATACATACGCGCTGTGAGTGTTAACCATTGTggttatacactacatgaccaaaagtcattgaacatctcattccaaaatcatgggcattaatatggagttggtcccccctttgctgcgacaacagcctccactcttctgggaaggctttccactagatgttggaacattgctgcggggacttcctTCTATTCACCCACAATAGCAttactgatgttgggcaattaggcctggcagtgttccaattcatcccaaaggtgttcaatggggttgagggtGTTCAatggtgttgaggtcagggctctgtgcaggctagtcaagttcttccacactgatcttgacaaatcagttctgtatgaacctcgctttgtgcacggggacattgtcatgctgaaacagaaaatggccttctccaaactgttgccacaaagttggacgcacagaatcgtctagaatgccatttttgtatgctgtagtgttgatttcccttcactggaactaaggggcctagcacaaaccatgaaaaacagccccaaaccattattactcatccaccaaattttacagttggcactatgcattcgtgaaggcagcgttctcctggcatccgccaaatccagattagtccatcggattgccagatggtgaagcatgattcatcactccagagaacgcgtttccactgctccagagtccaatggcggcaagcgttacaccattccagccgatgcttggAATTGCGCATGAGGATCTGAGTATAACCACAATGTTCCAAATTAcctccaaactacctctggaagcaacatcagcacaagaactgttcatggGAGCTTCATGGGTTTCCATGGCGAAGCAACCACACACAAGCATGTGGTTGCTTCGCCATGGAAACCCATGAAGCTCccatgaacagttcttgtgctgatgttgcttccagaggtagtttggaacttaGTTTGGAACTTACAACATTTCCcaatggggacaataaagtcaaagtcagtaaagtagtgagtgttgcaactgagggtAGAGGATTTtcacgcgcttcagcactctgcggtcccattctttgagcttgtgtggcctaccactttgtgacttaaccattgttgctcctagatgtttccacttcacaataatagcacatacagttgatcggggcagctctagcagggcagaaatttgacgaactgacttgttggaaagatggcatcctatgacagtgccatgttgaaagtcactgagctctttagtaaggcctttcaattttatacacctgtcagcaatgggggTGGCTGaagtagccaaatccactaatttgaaggggtgtcgaaATACTTTTGTTAATATAGTGTATATTAGAGCTGTGAATTTTATGCATTGTGGCATaagcagtgatgtagtggtaaacaAAAAACATAGATGGGTAAACTGATCGCCAGTCGCGGTGAAAAAAGTAACGTTCCCTATACTTTCCATGAATTCTTTCCCAAAAGGTGGGTGTACTGTCATGCAAAAAATAAAGGTGAGTAAATTGTGTTTACTtgcgtttaccctccactacaccactgattaTAAGGGCTGTAAGTGCTATCGCATTGTGGTTATACATACGAGCTGTGAGTGTTATCGCATTGTGGTTATACATACGAGCTGTGAGTGCTATCGCATTGTGGTTATACATACGAGCTGTGAGATTTATCGCATTGTGGTTATACATACGAGCTGTGAGTGTTATCGCATTGTGGTTATACATACGAGCTGTGAGTGCTATCGCATTGTGGTTATACATACAAGCTGTGAGTGCTATCGCATTGTGGTTATACATACGAGCTGTGAGTTTTATCGAATTGTGGTTATACATACGAGCTGTGAGTGTTATCGCATTGTGGTTATACATATGAGCTGTGAGTGCTATCGCATTGTGGTTATACATACAAGCTGTGAGTGCTATCGCATTGTGGTTATACATACGAGCTGTGAGTTTTATCGAATTGTGGTTATACATACGAGCTGTGAGTGTTATCGCATTGTGGTTATACATATGAGCTGTCAGTGTTATCGCATTGTGGTTATACATACGAGCTGTGAGTGTTATCGCATTGTGGTTATACATACGAGCTGTGAGTGTTATCGCATTGTGGTTATACATACAAGCTGTGAGTGTTATCGCATTGTGGTTATACATACGAGCTGTGAGTGTTATCGCATTGTGGTTATACATACAAGCTGTGAGTGTTATCGCATTGTGGTTATACATATGAGCTGTCAGTGTTATCGCATTGTGGTTATACATATGAGCTGTCAGTGTTATCGCATTGTGGTTATACATACGAGCTGTGAGTGTTATCGCATTGTGGTTATACATACGAGCTGTGAGTGTTATCGCATTGTGGTTATACATACAAGCTGTGAGTGTTATCGCATTGTGGTTATACATACGAGCTTTGAGTGTTATCGCATTGTGGTTATACATACGAGCTGTGAGTGTTATCGCATTGTGGTTATACATACGAGCTGCGAGAGTTATCGCATTGTGGTTATACATACGAGCTGTGTGTGTTATCGCATTGTGGTTATACATACGAGCTGTGAGTGTTATCGCATTGTGGTTATACATACGAGTTGTGTGTGTTATCGCATTGTGGTTATACATACGAGCTGTGAGTGTTATCGCATTGTGGTTATACATACGAGCTGTGAGTGCTATCGTATTGTGGTTATACATACGAGCTGTGAGTGTTATCGCACTGTGGTTATACATACGAGCTGTGAGTGTTATTGCACTGTGGTTATACATATGAAATGTGAGTGTTATCGCATTGTGGTTATACACATGAGCTGTGAGTGTTATCGCATTGTGGTTATACATACGAGCTGTGATTGTTATCGCATTGTGGTTATACATACGAGCTGTGAGTGTTATCGCATTGTGGTTATACATATGAGCTGTGAGTGCTATCGCATTGTGTTCATACGTACGAGCTGTGAGTGTTATCGCATTGTGGTTATACATACGAGCTGTGAGTGCTATCGCATTGTGGTTATACATACGAGCTGTGTGTTATTGCATTGTGGTTATACATACGAGCTGTGAGTGTTATCGCACTGTGGTTATACATACGAGCTGTGAGTGTTATTGCACTGTGGTTATACATATGAAATGTGAGTGTTATCGCATTGTGGTTATACACATGAGCTGTGAGTGTTATCGCATTGTGGTTATACATACGAGCTGTGATTGTTATCGCATTGTGGTTATACATACGAGCTGTGAGTGTTATCGCATTGTGGTTATACATACGAGCTGTGAGTGTTATCGCATTGTGGTTATACATACGAGCTGTGATTGTTATCGCATTGTGGTTATACATACGAGCCGTGAGTGTTATTGCACTGTGGTTATACATATGAAATGTGAGTGCTATCGCATTGTGGTTATACATACGAGCTGTGAGTGTTATCGCATTGTGGTTATACATACGAGCTGTGATTGTTATCGCATTGTGGTTATACATACGAGCTGTGTGTTATTGCATTGTGGTTACACATACAAGCTGTGAGTGTTATCGCATTGTGGTTATACATACGAGCTGTGAGTGCTATGGCATTGTGGTTATACATACGAGCTGTGAGTGTTATCGCATTGTGGTTATACATACGAGCTGTGAGTGTTATCGCAATATGGTTATACATACGAGCTGTGAGTGTTATCGCATTGTGGTTATACATACGAGCTGTGAGTGTTATCACATTGTGGTTATACATACGAGCTGTGAGTGTTATCGCATTGTGGTTATACATACAAGCTGTGAGTGCTATCGCATTGTGGTAATACATACGAGCTGTGAGTGTTATCGCATTGTGGTTATACATACAAGCTGTGAGTGCTATCGCATTGTGGTAATACATACGAGCTGTGAGTGTTATCACATTGTGGTTATACATACGAGCTGTGAGTGCTATCGCATTGTGGTTATACATACGAGCTGTGAGTGTTATCACATTGTGGTTATACATACGAGCTGTGAGTGCTATCGCATTGTGGTTATACATACGAGCTGTGAGTGTTATCACATTGTGGTTATACATACGAGCTGTGAGTGTTATCGCATTGTGGTTATACATACAAGCTGTGAGTGCTATCGCATTGTGGTAATACATACGAGCTGTGAGTGCTATCGCATTGTGGTTATACATACGAGCTGTGTGTTATTGCATTGTGGTTATACATACGAGCTGTGAGTGTTATCGCACTGTGGTTATACATACGAGCTGTGAGTGTTATCGCACTCTGGTTATACATATGAGCTGTGAGTGTTATCGCATTGTGGTTATACACACGAGCTGTGAGTGTTATCGCATTGTGGTTATACATACGAACTGTGAGTGTTATCGCATTGTGGTTATACATACAAGCTGTGAGTGTTATCGTATTGTGGTTATACATACGAGCTGTGTGTTATTGCATTGTGGTTATACATACAAGCTGTGAGTGCTATCGCATTGTGGTTATACGAGCTGTGTGTTATTGCATTGTGGTTATACATACAAGCTGTGAGTGCTATCGCATTGTGGTTATACATACGAGCTGTGTGTTATTGCATTGTGTTTATACATACGAGCTGTGAGTGTTATCGCATTGTGGTTATACATACGAGCTGTGAGTGTTATCGCATTGTGGTTATACATACGAGCTGTGAGTGTTATCGCATTGTGGTTATACATACGAGCTGTGAGTGCTATCGCATTGTGGTTATACATACGAGCTGTGTGTTATTGCATTGTGGTTATACATACGAGCTGTGAGTGTTATCGCACTGTGGTTATACATACGAGCTGTGAGTGTTATTGCACTGTGGTTATACATATGAAATGTGAGTGTTATCGCATTGTGGTTATACATACGAGCTGTGAGTGTTATCGCATTGTGGTTATACATACGAGCTGTGAGTGTTATCGCATTGTGGTTATACATACGAGCTGTGAGTGTTATCGCATTGTGGTTATACATACGAGTTGTGTGTGTTATCGCATTGTGGTTATACATACGAGCTGTGAGTGTTATCGCATTGTGGTTATACATACGAGCTGTGAGTGTTATCGCATTGTGGTTATACATACGAGCTGTGAGTGTTATCGCATTGTGGTTATACATACGAGCTGTGAGTGTTATCGCATTGTGGTTATACATACGAGCTGTGAGTGTTATCGCATTGTGGTTATACATACGAGCTGCGAGAGTTATCGCATTGTGGTTATACATACGAGCTGTGTGTGTTATCGCATTGTGGTTATACATACGAGCTGTGAGTGTTATCGCATTGTGGTTATACATACGAGCTGTGAGTGTTATCGCATTGTGGTTATACATACGAGCTGTGATTGTTATCGCATTGTGGTTATACATACGAGCTGTGTGTTATTGCATTGTGGTTACACATACAAGCTGTGAGTGTTATCGCATTGTGGTTATACATACGAGCTGTGAGTGCTATCGCATTGTGGTTATACATACAAGCTGTGAGTGCTATCGCATTGTGGTTATACATACGAGCTGTGAGTTTTATCGAATTGTGGTTATACATACGAGCTGTGAGTGTTATCGCATTGTGGTTATACATACGAGCTGTGAGTGCTATCGCATTGTGGTTATACATACAAGCTGTGAGTGCTATCGCATTGTGGTTATACATACGAGCTGTGAGTGTTATCGCATTGTGGTTATACATACGAGCTGTGAGTGTTATCGCATTGTGGTTATACATACGAGCTGTGTGTGCTATCGCATTGTGGTTATACATACGAGCTGTGAGTGTTATCGCGCTGTGGTTATACATACGAGCTGTAAATGTTATCGCACTGTTGTTATACATACGAGCTGTGAGTGTTATGCATTGTGGTTATTCATACGAGCTGTGAGTGTTATCGCATTGTGGTTATACACACGAGCTGTGAGTGTTATCGCATTGTGGTTATACATACGAGCTGTGTGTTATTGCATTCGTTACGCTGCAATTATCCACTGCTTGCTTGTTTTCAGCTAAGCTTATATGGCCCACTCTCAGACAACTGGAAGCATGCTAGTCAGGTGTAGGTCAGTACAGCCTATTTCACCCAATTTTgccatttatttttgatacactTCAGTtattgtttgtctgtctgtgttttgtttgtgtgtggtaTTACAGACCCAGACACAAGACATTGTCCCAACTATTGGCTTCAATATAGAACAATTTAAGAGTTCAAGGTAGTAATTAACTTGTAATGTAAACTATGATTAACTTAGTGAACCAGGTAAAagtaataataattatattaCTATAGTGCGTTTGTTGTTGCGTAACATGTATTTTGTCTCTATAAAGTTTGTCTTTCACAGTGTTTGACATGTCTGGTCAGAGCAGATATAGAAACCTATGGGAACATTACTACAAGTAAGACTTTACACCTGCACTGTTTATCTATATAGAACTGCATGATATGAAAGGACGTTTTAATCCAGAGGTGCCTTACCTCTAAACTTAGAGTAACCAGTATTGCCTGTAGAGCAGTTTTAGTGGTTACCTAACCCTGAATCTATCTCCAAGAGTTACCGCCACCCGGCAATTCGCTCTGAATCTAGTTGCTTAACCCTGAGGTAGAGAAACACATTCAGTGTTTTTTACCATGTTGCTCCTGCTATCCCTTGTTGATGACATTGTTTTCTGTTGTGGTGTCCACAGAGAGAGTCACGCAATCATATTTGTCATCGATAGTGGAGACAAGTTACGAATTGTCGTTGCCAAAGAGGAGCTTGATACTCTTCTCAATCACCAAggtaagagaatgagagtaagaaagagagagagacaggaagagcgagagggagagaagaggagaaagacagaCAAACTTTCCTCACCTGTTCTTTGGTGTTCCTTCTGCCTCCAGACATCTGCAGTAGGAGGATCCCTGTGCTGCTCTTTGCTAATAAGAGTGATCTGAGAGAAGCCATGTCTTCAGTCAAAGTCTCTCAGCTGCTCTGTCTGGAGAACATCAACGACAAGCCCTGGCACATCTGGTAGGACACAACTCtatcacacacacaagcaggtacagacacacacagttgtGTTGGGATAGGTTACTAaaatctgtccctctgtttcagTGCCAGTAATCCTGTAAAAGGAGAGGGCCTACAGGAGGGGGTGGACTGGCTACAAGGTACATAACTGTGTGTGCATGTACGTGTACTTTTTTCTGATGGAATTTTGTCACCAATATTGAATCATTCTGTTTTGTTCTACCTTACCCATAGAGCAAATTGCACCGTAAGTATCATGTGAGCTCACATTAGTTTATGTCACTGTGGTGGACTTAGAGGATGATGTTGTTGATGGGTTTGGAGCAGGGGAGACTATTCAGTTTGTAACAGGTATAATGTTGATGTGTGTCTCATGATGATTCATCTCCCCTACTCTTAACCCTCTAGTGCTGTACTTTTCTAATGTAGTTGTGGAACTTCAGGTCTCATTGTTGAGGCTGTTTGTTGTTGTAACTATCATCTCATGAATTGTCCATATATTTATAAACATATATTGTCCATATCTTTAGAAACAGATCATATCAGAATAATGAATGAAATGAAAGAATGAAAGGCTTACGATGAAGGATTGTGATGGAGAGAAGAGGGACCTCCACAACTACAGCATGACTCCTCCAACCGGCCGTGTCATTGCTTATCTTCTGtacttatttacatacagtatgtggtGCAAGGGAATCATTTGTTTTACTCTGTCATGATgcctactgtatggtactgttgtaaagtgttgatgtgAAGTGTTGTTGAACCGCTTGCTGCAGTGAAGCGAGACCACCCTCTGAGATGGACGGCctctgctgaatgactaaaatgtaaatgtattcagACTGTTATTCAGTGTTACAGCACGTGATGTGTAAGTGTTTTGTCTGATTGTGGAAAGATATGATTCATGTATTCTGTTGTTAAACATTTTACCCTCCATATTTCTGAACTGTACTTGATGCTCGTTTTGTATGCCATTAAATGTGCTGTGATGTTTTCAGACATAGTACACCAGTCAGTGATACaatatatttctatatatattGGGATGTTTGAAAACAATTAAAGGCATAGCATTTGCTTGATTTGTTtagtctctttcttctcctccaagAGGATGACAATTTGTCTTTCTATTTGCAGGATCTGTAGAATAATTGATCTCGCATAGTAAGTGGGGATAATAGTGAATCAACACTTCAGACTGCAAAGGCTGTTTTAATCATTTATGCAAAAACAGATGAGTTTAGGTCCCATCAACACAGAAGTATCAATTGCAACTAGGAAAGTACATTTCctgaagggggatacctagtgtcggatacatttgtactcggtcttgactcggtctgtaacagtcctgacctgttttatgttgttttttatgtgtttatggtcagggcatgtgttttgggtgggcagtctatgttatctgtttttatgttggttttgggttgcctggtatggctcttgattagaggcaggtggtttgcgttttcctctaattaagagtcatatttaggtagggcgttctcactgtttgtttgtgggtgattgtctcctgtgtcgttgcatgtatttaccatacgggactgtttggctgttcgttttcgtttcgatgtcgtctgtttcctgttcgtgagttta
It includes:
- the LOC129817014 gene encoding ADP-ribosylation factor-like protein 6; the protein is MGLLDKLSGWLGLKKKEVNVLCLGLDNSGKTTIINQLKPSNTQTQDIVPTIGFNIEQFKSSSLSFTVFDMSGQSRYRNLWEHYYKESHAIIFVIDSGDKLRIVVAKEELDTLLNHQDICSRRIPVLLFANKSDLREAMSSVKVSQLLCLENINDKPWHICASNPVKGEGLQEGVDWLQGT